A DNA window from Brassica napus cultivar Da-Ae chromosome C1, Da-Ae, whole genome shotgun sequence contains the following coding sequences:
- the LOC106374147 gene encoding uncharacterized protein LOC106374147, whose protein sequence is MGGSPPCGDSVRAVKDYKRQATTSKKWPSPVENDHQITFSALDTKGVHMPHNDPLLVDLDIGECLVAKVLIDTGSSVDLIFRDTLDQMGVDLRDMKPSSRTLTGFNGASEQMIGTIRLPVYAGGITHTVKFSVIRAKAPYNAILGTPWLHSMKAVPSNYINASSFPEKTAKQRRFGEINKPRKNY, encoded by the coding sequence ATGGGCGGATCACCACCTTGCGGTGACTCGGTTCGAGCCGTCAAAGATTACAAACGTCAAGCAACCACCTCTAAGAAGTGGCCTTCTCCAGTCGAAAATGATCACCAGATCACTTTTTCGGCACTAGACACCAAGGGCGTCCACATGCCACATAATGATCCTCTCCTCGTCGACCTTGACATTGGCGAATGTCTAGTCGCAAAAGTCCTTATTGATACCGGCAGCTCAGTCGATCTCATCTTTCGCGACACACTCGACCAAATGGGAGTTGATTTAAGGGATATGAAGCCTTCCTCTCGCACGCTCACCGGCTTCAACGGAGCCTCGGAGCAAATGATCGGGACAATTCGCCTTCCAGTATACGCAGGTGGTATAACCCACACcgtcaagttctccgtcatccGCGCCAAAGCACCCTATAATGCCATACTCGGAACACCATGGCTGCATTCCATGAAAGCCGTCCCTTCGAATTACATCAATGCGTCAAGTTTCCCGGAAAAGACGGCAAAACAGAGACGATTCGGGGAGATCAACAAGCCGCGAAAGAACTACTGA
- the LOC111212733 gene encoding uncharacterized protein LOC111212733: MAYSTKLYLPLQTQCFVSKTVRSKTLMLQQSHVQVKVKQVTVPQPIRYSTNNTVYEDPVQGIICYTDDNGEVICEGYDEGPRCPPESPIVTSFSREVEILDLLQRSYQELRVAEKGDGQRQEAASQQELKMIKWSSFDLL; the protein is encoded by the exons ATGGCATATTCAACTAAACTTTATCTTCCTCTTCAAACACAATGTTTTGTTTCAAAGACAGTAAGATCAAAGACTTTGATGCTTCAACAGAGTCACGTTCAAGTTAAAGTCAAGCAAGTCACAGTTCCTCAACCAATAAGATACTCCACCAATAACACT GTATATGAAGATCCAGTGCAAGGGATCATTTGTTACACTGATGATAACGGAGAGGTTATATGTGAAGGGTATGATGAAGGTCCTCGTTGTCCCCCAGAGAGTCCAATAGTAACTTCTTTCTCAAG AGAGGTGGAGATTCTTGATCTTTTGCAAAGAAGTTATCAGGAACTGAGAGTTGCAGAGAAGGGTGATGGTCAAAGACAGGAAGCTGCTTCACAACAAGAGTTAAAAATGATCAAATGGAGCAGCTTTGACTTGCTCTAA
- the LOC106377571 gene encoding 1-phosphatidylinositol-3-phosphate 5-kinase FAB1B-like, which yields MDKGDCNKGDCNSTLCEIVGLLKSWLPWRSEPATVSRDFWMPDQSCRVCYECDCQFTLINRRHHCRLCGRVFCGKCTANSIPLATSDLRAPREEWERIRVCNYCFSQWELGDGGTHLSNIPGISSSSSETSLLSSKTITTTNSSTLGSMPGLVGPYQRVKRGSDVSLHGVASKEQGKETSRSNSFIATDVEDPSRFGLNRSDDEYDEYCAYQTDTETSHSPQANKYYGPMEYEEMSPCKHLSFETTADQKSVSGSPLIHQCLESVIGEGSEQFQKKDENDGREESEAPSPPDISDDQVAELVDFENNGLLWVPPDPENEEDERESSLFDEEDNEGDASGAWGYLRPSTSFGSGEFRSEDRTSEEHKKTMKNVVDGHFRALLAQLLQVDNLPVSDEEGKEGWLEIITSLSWEAANLLKPDMSKSGGMDPGGYVKVKCLASGFRHDSMVVKGVVCKKNVAHRRMKAKIEKSRLLILGGALEYQRVSNQFSSFDTLLQQEKEHLKMAVAKIHAERPNILLVEKSVSRFAQEYLLAKDISLVLNIKRPLLDRIARCTGAQIIPSVDHLSSQKLGYCENFRVDRFLEEHGQVGKKAVKTLMYFEGCPRPLGFTILLRGANEEELKKVKHVVRYGVFAAYHLALETSFLADEGASPEFPLNSPITVALPDKSTSIERSISTVPGFTVSSIHDKSPTLVSGFEPQRANSVPASELLLTTANLSIQKDINPLIPNGSGWQARETNPGFIFSRCNVSLTLPDRVIEGRNSNLSERSALADTPADILSEGFVRKTSQSSTSVIVEHQDNGSDLTTIQQQNSENSKEPQSQKEEFPPSPSDHQSILVSLSSRSVWKGTVCERSHLFRIKYYGSFDKPLGRFLRDHLFDQGYRCRSCEMPSEAHVHCYTHRQGSLTISVKKLQDYLLAGEKEGKIWMWHRCLRCPRPNGFPPATLRVVMSDAAWGLSFGKFLELSFSNHAAASRVACCGHSLHRDCLRFYGFGNMVACFRYATIDVHSVYLPPSVLSFNYDNQDWIQREIDKVAERAELLFSEVLNAISQIAVKGSNRRIGELEELLQREKAEFEENMQSMLQREVKEGQPRVEILELYRLRRQLIFQSYMWDHRLINASNLQKLESSDDTKREENEKPPLATSQTLPEMNAGTNSLLAGSEVDPNPDGGSTGDTGSLNKVQKEADTTLDLIQEKEDMGEVSPSNTLPDTSDPVENKLDVRRTQSDGHLVMKNLSATLDAAWIGERQTSEEIPTNNKILLPPSSMSISEGLKPIDLSEQQKESKVAAYPVSPALPSKSYENSEDSVSWLGMPFLSFYRSINKNFLLSSQKLDTFGEHRPLYISSFREAELQGGPRLLLPVGMNDVVVPVYDDEPTSMIAYALMTPEYQRQISVEGESLVSFPSELNIPRPVDDTIFDPSRSNSSVDESILSMSSSLRLDPLSYTKAFNARVSYGEDGTLGKVKYTVTCYYAKRFEALRGICLPSELEFIRSLSRCKKWGAQGGKSNVFFAKTLDDRFIIKQVTKTELESFIKFAPAYFKYLSESISTKSPTCLAKILGIYQVATKQLKSGKETKMDVLIMENLLFGRTVKRLYDLKGSSRARYNPDSSGSNKVLLDQNLIEAMPTSPIFVGNKAKRLLERAVWNDTAFLALGDVMDYSLLVGVDEEKNELVLGIIDFLRQYTWDKHLESWVKFTGILGGPKNEAPTVISPKQYKRRFRKAMTTYFLMVPDQWSPPDVIANNSRSDQPEETSQTGTQAE from the exons ATGGATAAAGGGGATTGTAATAAAGGGGATTGTAATAGCACACTCTGTGAGATTGTGGGTCTGCTAAAATCATGGCTCCCCTGGCGATCCGAGCCAGCTACTGTCTCCAGAGATTTTTGGATGCCTGATCAGAGCTGTCGTGTGTGTTATGAGTGTGATTGTCAGTTCACCCTTATTAACCGTAGGCACCATTGCCGTCTTTGTGGGAGAGTCTTCTGTGGGAAATGTACTGCGAACTCGATACCTTTGGCTACCAGCGACTTGAGAGCTCCCCGTGAGGAGTGGGAGAGGATCCGTGTTTGTAATTATTGTTTCAGCCAATGGGAGCTAGGTGATGGTGGAACGCATCTTTCGAATATTCCGGGGATTAGTAGTTCGTCTTCTGAGACAAGTCTTCTTAGCTCAAAGACTATTACAACTACCAATAGTAGTACTCTTGGCTCGATGCCAGGTTTAGTTGGTCCTTATCAAAGGGTTAAACGTGGTTCTGATGTCAGTTTGCACGGAGTGGCTTCTAAAGAGCAAGGCAAAGAGACTTCAAGGAGTAATAGTTTCATAGCCACAGATGTGGAAGATCCATCTCGCTTTGGTTTAAATAG GAGTGATGATGAGTATGACGAGTATTGTGCATACCAGACTGATACTGAGACGAGTCATTCTCCTCAAGCTAATAAATACTATGGCCCAATGGAATATGAGGAGATGAGCCCCTGTAAGCATCTGAGTTTCGAAACCACCGCTGACCAGAAAAGTGTAAGCGGCTCTCCACTCATTCATCAGTGTCTTGAATCTGTAATTGGGGAAGGATCAGAGCAGTTCCAGAAAAAAGATGAGAATGATGGTCGTGAAGAAAGTGAAGCACCTTCTCCCCCAGATATATCGGATGATCAAGTGGCAGAGCTGGTGGATTTCGAGAACAATGGACTTTTGTGGGTTCCACCTGATCCagaaaacgaagaagatgagagagaaAGCTCTTTGTTTGACGAGGAAGATAACGAGGGAGACGCCTCAGGTGCGTGGGGATACTTACGACCTTCCACTAGCTTTGGAAGTGGAGAGTTCCGTAGCGAGGATCGAACAAGTGAAGAGCACAAGAAGACTATGAAGAATGTGGTTGATGGGCACTTTAGAGCTTTGCTTGCGCAGCTTTTGCAAGTCGACAACCTCCCTGTGAGCGATGAAGAGGGCAAAGAGGGCTGGTTAGAGATTATCACCTCCCTTTCTTGGGAGGCGGCTAACTTACTGAAGCCTGATATGAGCAAAAGTGGAGGAATGGATCCTGGTGGCTATGTCAAAGTGAAGTGCTTAGCTTCCGGGTTCCGACATGATAG CATGGTGGTTAAGGGAGTTGTTTGCAAGAAAAATGTGGCTCATAGGAGAATGAAAGCAAAGATTGAGAAATCTCGACTATTGATTCTAGGCGGTGCGCTTGAGTATCAAAGGGTCTCAAACCAGTTCTCGAGTTTTGATACTTTGCTGCAACAG gaAAAGGAGCATCTAAAGATGGCTGTTGCAAAGATTCACGCTGAACGTCCAAATATTCTACTAGTCGAAAAATCAGTTTCTCGATTTGCGCAAGAGTATCTTCTAGCCAAAGACATATCTCTTGTTCTAAACATTAAGAGGCCACTTTTAGACCGCATTGCTCGCTGCACTGGTGCTCAGATCATTCCTTCAGTAGACCACCTCTCCTCTCAAAAGCTGGGTTACTGTGAGAATTTTCGGGTGGATAGGTTTCTTGAAGAACATGGTCAAGTTGGAAAGAAAGCAGTGAAGACGTTGATGTATTTTGAGGGTTGTCCAAGGCCATTAGGCTTTACA attttgCTTAGGGGTGCTAATGAGGAAGAGTTGAAAAAAGTGAAGCATGTGGTCCGATATGGAGTTTTTGCAGCTTATCATTTGGCACTCGAGACATCGTTTCTTGCTGACGAAGGAGCCTCACCAGAATTCCCCTTGAACTCCCCCATTACGGTAGCTCTTCCAGATAAATCTACAAGTATTGAACGTTCCATATCTACTGTGCCAGGTTTCACTGTCTCTTCCATACATGATAAATCTCCAACATTGGTATCTGGTTTCGAACCACAACGAGCAAACAGTGTCCCAGCATCAGAGTTGCTTTTAACCACTGCCAATCTATCAATCCAGAAGGATATAAATCCTTTGATACCCAATGGTTCAGGCTGGCAGGCTAGAGAAACAAATCCTGGTTTCATATTTTCACGCTGTAATGTTTCATTGACTTTGCCTGACCGTGTGATTGAGGGAAGAAACTCAAATTTGTCTGAAAGATCTGCACTGGCAGACACACCAGCAGACATATTGTCTGAAGGCTTTGTGCGGAAGACTTCTCAAAGTAGTACGAGCGTTATAGTAGAGCACCAGGACAATGGTTCAGACCTTACAACCATCCAACAACAAAACAGTGAGAATTCAAAGGAACCACAATCTCAAAAAGAGGAATTTCCTCCGTCACCCTCTGATCACCAGAGCATTTTGGTTTCTCTATCGTCCCGATCAGTGTGGAAAGGAACTGTGTGTGAGAGGTCTCATCTCTTCCGGATAAAATACTATGGTAGTTTTGATAAACCATTGGGGCGGTTCTTAAGAGATCATTTGTTCGATCAG GGTTACAGGTGTCGTTCATGTGAGATGCCATCAGAAGCTCACGTTCACTGTTACACTCATCGACAAGGCAGCCTTACTATATCTGTGAAAAAGCTCCAAGATTATCTCTTAGCTGGTGAAAAGGAGGGGAAGATCTGGATGTGGCATAGATGTCTGAGATGCCCCCGACCTAATGGCTTTCCTCCAGCAACTCTACGAGTGGTGATGTCTGATGCAGCCTGGGGATTGTCGTTTGGGAAATTTCTGGAGCTCAGTTTCTCAAATCACGCAGCTGCCAGTAGAGTAGCATGTTGTGGCCATTCTCTCCATAGAGACTGTCTTCGCTTCTATGG ATTTGGGAACATGGTTGCTTGCTTCCGATACGCTACTATAGATGTTCATTCGGTCTACCTTCCACCATCAGTTCTTAGTTTCAACTATGATAATCAGGACTGGATACAGAGAGAGATAGATAAG GTGGCAGAGAGAGCAGAGCTTCTGTTTTCTGAAGTATTAAATGCTATTAGTCAAATTGCAGTGAAAGGTTCTAACCGTCGAATTGGTGAACTCGAAGAACTGCTGCAAAGAGAGAAAGCAGAATTTGAG GAGAATATGCAAAGTATGTTGCAGAGGGAGGTGAAGGAAGGCCAACCTCGTGTGGAAATTCTTGAGCTATACCGGCTTCGCAGACAGCTGATATTTCAGTCTTATATGTGGGATCATCGCTTGATTAATGCATCAAATTTACAGAAGCTTGAGAGTAGTGATGACACAAAGCGAGAAGAAAATGAGAAACCACCCTTGGCTACGAGCCAGACGCTCCCTGAGATGAATGCTGGGACAAACTCTCTTCTTGCTGGCTCAGAGGTTGATCCGAATCCTGATGGTGGTTCTACTGGTGACACTGGCTCGTTAAATAAGGTTCAGAAGGAAGCTGATACAACTTTAGATTTGATTCAGGAAAAGGAAGATATGGGAGAAGTTTCTCCCAGCAATACCTTACCTGATACTTCTGATCCTGTGGAAAATAAACTCGATGTTCGCAGGACACAGTCTGATGGCCATTTAGTGATGAAGAATCTTTCAGCCACTCTTGATGCGGCATGGATAGGCGAACGTCAAACATCAGAGGAGATTCCAACAAATAATAagatcttgcttcctccttcctcCATGTCAATCTCAGAGGGGTTAAAGCCAATAGATCTCTCAGAACAGCAAAAGGAATCCAAGGTAGCAGCCTATCCAGTTTCACCTGCTTTACCGAGTAAAAGTTATGAGAACTCAGAAGATTCTGTAAGCTGGTTAGGTATGCCATTCCTCAGTTTCTACCGTTCCATCAACAAGAATTTTCTGCTTAGCTCTCAGAAGCTCGATACATTTGGCGAGCACAGACCTCTCTATATTTCATCATTTAGAGAGGCAGAGCTTCAAGGTGGACCAAGGCTACTTCTACCTGTAGGCATGAATGATGTTGTTGTTCCGGTGTATGATGATGAGCCCACAAGTATGATCGCATATGCCTTGATGACGCCCGAATATCAACGCCAAATTTCTGTTGAAGGGGAATCTCTAGTTTCATTTCCTTCTGAACTGAATATCCCTCGCCCAGTTGATGACACCATTTTTGACCCTAGCAGAAGCAATAGTTCAGTGGATGAGAGTATACTTTCAATGTCCTCATCTCTGCGTCTTGACCCACTTTCATATACAAAAGCTTTCAATGCTCGAGTCTCATATGGAGAAGACGGCACTCTTGGGAAAGTGAAGTACACGGTTACTTGTTACTATGCTAAACGGTTTGAGGCGTTGCGAGGTATATGTCTCCCTTCGGAACTTGAGTTCATAAGGTCTCTTAGCCGGTGTAAAAAATGGGGAGCTCAAGGTGGAAAGAGCAATGTCTTCTTTGCTAAAACCCTGGACGATCGTTTCATCATCAAGCAAGTCACCAAGACAGAACTGGAATCGTTCATCAAATTTGCACCTGCTTACTTCAAATACTTATCTGAGTCTATCAGCACGAAAAGCCCAACTTGCTTGGCAAAAATATTGGGAATCTATCAG GTCGCGACCAAGCAACTTAAGAGTGGGAAAGAAACAAAGATGGATGTTCTGATAATGGAGAATCTTCTCTTTGGAAGAACTGTGAAGCGGCTTTATGACCTCAAAGGATCTTCCCGGGCGCGATACAATCCTGACTCTAGTGGGAGCAACAAAGTCTTGCTGGATCAGAACTTGATTGAAGCAATGCCGACTTCTCCCATTTTTGTCGGTAACAAAGCAAAACGGCTGTTGGAAAGAGCTGTCTGGAACGATACCGCCTTTCTTGCA TTGGGTGATGTGATGGATTACTCGTTGCTAGTAGGCGTGGATGAAGAAAAAAACGAGCTAGTTCTCGGGATCATCGATTTCTTAAGGCAGTACACATGGGACAAACATCTAGAGTCTTGGGTGAAGTTTACAGGAATCTTAGGAGGCCCCAAGAATGAAGCACCAACAGTAATCTCGCCAAAGCAATACAAGAGAAGATTCAGAAAGGCAATGACGACTTACTTCCTCATGGTTCCTGATCAGTGGTCTCCCCCTGATGTCATTGCTAATAACTCCAGGTCTGATCAACCAGAAGAAACCTCTCAAACCGGTACGCAAGCAGAGTGA
- the LOC106375108 gene encoding protein LURP-one-related 11, with the protein MQIFRRPCETKAWQNRICPAETMVKIHPDRKTLGTGEETSSPYLTTEKESFTIWMKSLVFNTNGCTVFDSKGNIIYRVDNYNSKSCREVYLMDLHGRVLLTLRRQKFGLFKTWEGYRSPTGTAESATNLDYFRVKNNMFKIPSKDSSSSYRVTTGSCRNDEEYCYKMVTRGSSLGIEESCGRLVAEVKRKQSRNGLELGDDVLTMMVESQVDHSFIIGLVLTHSLINCKL; encoded by the exons atgcaaatATTCCGACGACCTTGCGAGACAAAAGCTTGGCAGAACCGAATCTGTCCAGCGGAAACTATGGTGAAGATTCATCCCGACCGGAAAACCCTCGGCACCGGAGAAGAAACAAGCTCGCCGTACTTGACGACTGAGAAAGAGAGTTTCACGATTTGGATGAAGTCGTTGGTGTTCAATACAAACGGCTGCACCGTCTTCGATTCAAAAGGGAATATAATTTATCGTGTCGATAATTATAATTCTAAGAGCTGCCGTGAAGTTTACCTAATGGATTTACACGGTCGTGTCTTGTTGACCTTACGTAGACAG AAGTTTGGATTATTCAAAACCTGGGAAGGATACAGATCACCGACGGGGACAGCTgaatcagcaacaaacttagaCTATTTTCGAGtgaaaaataatatgtttaagATTCCTAGTAAAGATTCATCTTCTTCGTATAGAGTCACAACGGGGTCGTGTAGAAACGATGAAGAATATTGTTATAAGATGGTAACTCGGGGATCAAGTTTAGGAATCGAGGAGAGTTGTGGAAGACTTGTGGCAGAAGTGAAGAGAAAACAATCGAGGAATGGTTTGGAGTTAGGAGATGATGTTTTGACGATGATGGTTGAGTCACAAGTTGATCACTCTTTCATCATCGGACTTGTTTTAACTCATAGTCTTATCAACTGTAAACTGTAA